A stretch of the Nothobranchius furzeri strain GRZ-AD chromosome 5, NfurGRZ-RIMD1, whole genome shotgun sequence genome encodes the following:
- the emg1 gene encoding ribosomal RNA small subunit methyltransferase NEP1, which yields MATPGKKRGFEHLDEYEPKAVKLGKNSFHDRMTEKRLVVILEGASLETVKVGKTFELLNCDQHKNMILKSGRDPGHIRPDITHQCLLMLMDSPLNRAGLLQVYIHTEKNALIEINPQTRIPRTFTRFCGLMVQLLHKLSVRAADGSEKLLKLIKNPVSDHLPPGCPRIATSFSAGEPVCPRTLVPEGPAAFVIGAFAHGSVNVDYTENIVSISNYPLSAALTCAKICSAFEEVWGVM from the exons ATGGCGACTCCAGGCAAAAAGCGTGGTTTTGAACATTTGGACGAATATGAACCTAAAGCAGTCAAGCTAGGAAAGAACAGTTTTCATGACCGAATGACAGAGAAAAGGCTAGTTGTTATTCTGGAGGGAGCGTCGTTAGAAACAGTAAAG GTAGGAAAGACGTTTGAGTTGTTGAACTGCGACCAGCACAAAAATATGATCCTCAAAAGTGGAAGAGACCCGGGACACATTAGACCAGACATTACACATCAG TGTCTTCTCATGCTGATGGACAGTCCGCTGAACAGGGCAGGCCTTTTACAGGTTTACATCCACACAGAGAAAAACGCACTAATAGAGATCAACCCACAGACTCGAATCCCCAGAACGTTCACTCGTTTTTGTGGGCTCATGG TTCAGCTGCTGCACAAGCTGAGTGTTAGAGCTGCTGATGGTTCTGAAAAGCTTTTGAAGCTGATTAAAAATCCTGTTTCCGACCACCTGCCCCCTGGCTGCCCCCGCATTGCCACCTCCTTCTCTGCTGGGGAACCCGTCTGTCCTCGGACCTTGGTACCAGAGGGCCCTGCAGCATTTGTGATCGGAGCATTTGCACATGGATCG GTGAATGTGGACTATACAGAGAATATTGTTTCCATAAGTAATTACCCCCTTTCTGCAGCACTGACCTGTGCCAAAATATGCTCTGCTTTTGAAGAAGTTTGGGGTGTCATGTAA